A window of Tautonia plasticadhaerens contains these coding sequences:
- the arsS gene encoding arsenosugar biosynthesis radical SAM (seleno)protein ArsS (Some members of this family are selenoproteins.), with protein sequence MPRSLLGQGHPLAALDEQLRVLRPSGRFRPFERSLGSHGLDPLTATGIGVLQLNLGKMCNQTCKHCHVDAGPDRTEIMTRETMEHCLRALGSTDIPRVDLTGGAPELNPHFRWLVERIRDLGRSVMDRCNLTILMVPRFRDLPEFLAGHRVEVVASLPYFLARNTDAQRGVGVFEDSIAAIRLLNGLGYGVEGSGLTLNLVSNPTGAFLPPRQGSIEADFRRELKARYDVVFNHLYVITNMPINRFLEFLLRTGQYEAYMDRLVSAYNPVAAEAVMCRTTLSVGWDGRLYDCDFNQQLDLTTGPGLPRHVAEFDAEALARRPIVTGLHCYGCTAGAGSSCGGEVAR encoded by the coding sequence ATGCCCCGATCCCTCCTCGGCCAGGGGCACCCCCTGGCCGCCCTCGACGAGCAACTCCGGGTCCTCCGCCCGTCCGGCCGGTTCCGGCCGTTCGAGCGGTCGCTCGGCTCGCACGGGCTCGACCCGCTGACCGCCACCGGCATCGGGGTCCTGCAGCTCAACCTGGGCAAGATGTGCAACCAGACGTGCAAGCACTGCCACGTCGACGCCGGGCCCGACCGCACCGAGATCATGACCCGGGAGACGATGGAGCACTGCCTCCGGGCCCTGGGATCGACCGACATCCCCCGGGTGGACCTGACCGGGGGCGCCCCGGAGCTGAACCCGCACTTCCGCTGGCTGGTCGAACGGATCCGGGACCTCGGCCGGTCGGTGATGGACCGCTGCAACCTGACGATCCTCATGGTCCCCCGCTTCCGGGACCTCCCCGAGTTCCTGGCTGGGCATCGGGTCGAGGTCGTCGCCTCGCTCCCCTACTTCCTCGCCCGGAACACCGACGCCCAGCGCGGGGTCGGCGTCTTCGAGGACTCGATCGCCGCCATCCGCCTCCTCAACGGCCTCGGATACGGCGTCGAGGGCTCCGGCCTGACCCTGAACCTCGTCTCCAACCCCACCGGCGCCTTCCTGCCGCCGAGGCAGGGATCGATCGAGGCCGACTTCCGGCGCGAGCTGAAGGCTCGATACGACGTGGTGTTCAACCACCTGTATGTCATCACCAACATGCCGATCAACCGCTTCCTCGAATTCCTCCTCCGCACCGGGCAGTACGAGGCTTACATGGACCGCCTCGTCTCGGCCTACAACCCCGTCGCCGCCGAGGCGGTGATGTGCCGGACCACGCTCTCCGTCGGCTGGGACGGCCGCCTCTACGACTGCGACTTCAACCAGCAGCTCGACCTGACCACCGGCCCCGGACTGCCCCGCCACGTCGCCGAGTTCGACGCCGAGGCCCTCGCCCGACGGCCGATCGTCACCGGCCTGCACTGCTACGGCTGCACCGCCGGCGCCGGCTCCAGCTGCGGGGGCGAGGTCGCCCGCTGA
- a CDS encoding glutamate decarboxylase, with translation MRRIRHGEDRLAPAYASRDFSRPVPRDRIPDRGMPADVAHQMIRDELQLDGNPALNLASFVTTWMEPEADALAAEALNKNLIDQDEYPRTDEIHRRVVSMVGRLFHAPEAETPVGSCTVGSSEAIMLGMLAHKFAWRNRRKAAGLPADRPNVVFGADVHTCWEKFALYFDVEARIAPLSADCHILTPEAVEARVDENTIGVGCVLGTTFTGQVDKIAEIDALLDRVQAEKGWDIPIHVDAASGGFVVPFHDPGFAWDFRLGRVRSINVSNHKYGLVYPGIGTVVFRDASCLPDELVFKISYLGGEMSNYSLNFSKASNQVLLQYYNFLRLGHEGYARILGNVMENARYLEDRLDRLGRFRRLSDAKSIPIIALTLADPDEPPETLDLVSQILRESGWIVPAYPLPPDAQQIRVLRAVVRENFSRDLAELFADDVEAALARVDRLRPPHPSEPPTGRVQGVC, from the coding sequence ATGAGACGCATCCGACACGGCGAGGACCGCCTCGCCCCCGCCTACGCCTCCCGGGACTTCTCCCGGCCCGTCCCCCGGGACCGCATCCCCGACCGGGGGATGCCCGCCGACGTCGCCCACCAGATGATCCGGGACGAGCTGCAGCTCGACGGCAACCCCGCCCTGAACCTGGCGAGCTTCGTCACCACCTGGATGGAGCCGGAGGCCGACGCGCTGGCCGCCGAGGCCCTGAACAAGAACCTGATCGACCAGGACGAGTACCCCCGGACCGACGAGATCCACCGCCGGGTGGTCAGCATGGTCGGCCGCCTCTTCCACGCCCCCGAGGCCGAGACGCCCGTCGGCTCCTGCACCGTGGGCTCGTCCGAGGCGATCATGCTCGGCATGCTCGCCCACAAGTTCGCCTGGCGGAACCGCCGCAAGGCCGCCGGGCTGCCCGCCGACCGGCCCAACGTCGTCTTCGGCGCCGACGTCCACACGTGCTGGGAGAAGTTCGCCCTCTACTTCGACGTGGAGGCCCGCATCGCCCCGCTGTCGGCCGACTGCCACATCCTCACCCCCGAGGCGGTCGAGGCCCGGGTGGACGAGAACACGATCGGGGTCGGCTGCGTCCTGGGGACCACCTTCACCGGCCAGGTGGACAAGATCGCCGAGATCGACGCCCTGCTCGACCGCGTCCAGGCCGAGAAGGGCTGGGACATCCCGATCCACGTCGACGCCGCCAGCGGCGGCTTCGTCGTCCCGTTCCACGACCCCGGCTTCGCCTGGGACTTCCGCCTGGGGCGGGTCCGGTCCATCAACGTATCGAACCACAAGTACGGGCTTGTGTACCCCGGCATCGGCACCGTGGTCTTCCGGGACGCCTCCTGCCTGCCCGACGAGCTGGTCTTCAAGATCAGCTACCTCGGCGGCGAGATGAGCAACTACAGCCTGAACTTCTCCAAGGCGAGCAACCAGGTGCTGCTCCAGTACTACAACTTCCTCCGGCTCGGCCACGAGGGATATGCCCGGATCCTCGGCAACGTGATGGAGAACGCCCGGTACCTGGAGGACCGGCTCGACCGCCTCGGCCGGTTCCGTCGCCTGAGCGACGCGAAGTCGATCCCGATCATCGCCCTCACCCTGGCCGACCCGGACGAGCCCCCCGAGACGCTCGACCTGGTCTCGCAGATCCTCCGGGAATCCGGCTGGATCGTCCCGGCCTACCCGCTGCCGCCCGACGCCCAGCAGATCCGGGTGCTCCGCGCCGTGGTCCGGGAGAACTTCAGCCGGGACCTCGCCGAGCTGTTCGCCGACGACGTGGAGGCCGCCCTCGCCCGGGTCGACCGCCTCCGCCCCCCGCACCCCTCGGAGCCGCCGACCGGCCGGGTGCAGGGCGTCTGCTGA
- a CDS encoding arsenosugar biosynthesis-associated peroxidase-like protein, which produces MSSSYYKPEDLPRFPEIGEGAPALWEKFNQWYGAVFEEGALSAREKALIALAVAHSEQCPYCIDAYTRSCLERGSNLEQMTEAVQVAAALRAGITLVHGVQMKDVHDKLSM; this is translated from the coding sequence ATGTCGTCCTCCTACTACAAGCCCGAAGACCTCCCGCGATTCCCCGAGATCGGCGAGGGGGCCCCCGCCCTCTGGGAGAAATTCAACCAGTGGTACGGGGCCGTCTTCGAGGAGGGCGCCCTCTCGGCCCGGGAGAAGGCGCTGATCGCCCTGGCCGTGGCCCACTCGGAACAGTGCCCGTACTGCATCGACGCCTACACCAGGAGCTGCCTGGAGCGGGGCTCCAACCTGGAGCAGATGACCGAGGCCGTCCAGGTCGCCGCCGCCCTGAGGGCGGGGATCACGCTGGTCCACGGGGTCCAGATGAAGGACGTTCATGACAAGCTCTCCATGTGA
- a CDS encoding spermine/spermidine synthase domain-containing protein, with the protein MDSPTPAEPPPPTRPTRRAYVELFLISFAALFLELACIRWFGATVAFLTFFTNLVLMACFLGLSVGLLASSSPRDYSRLTLPVGLAGALLARWLLRAHRSGGALMVEVGGRGSPQQVYFGTEYLVRDPFAWNVPIEAMAGFFFVLIAVMFVGIGQIMGRRFNAIPDRVRAYSADVGGSLAGIAAFGLASRYETTPLLWFAVGAGLFAMLLRRRSAVQVGCLVGLIYVAALSAFDPGAGTARQILWSPYYKVEYDPGPKLIETNNIGHQQMVDVEQTGRAYHLPHLLNRAGGGSTFKDVLIIGAGSGNDVAAALLAGAEHVDAVEIDPTLQRLGRRDHPNRPYDDPRVTVHLTDGRGFLRTTQKKYDLIIYALVDSLVLHSGYSSLRLESFLFTDQAMRDVRARLKPGGVFAAYNYYRQGWVVGRIDLMIADAFGARPVVFSLPPQDEIRPTESQTNHITFLMASGGPNPALESARDRFAGGEVLRTGQDPEAGGWDASFLPRGEAPGDALRPARVDTGGIEHLPGDSWPFLYLRDRGIPALNLRGMAIVAVLSLALLVGFSPGRRIRPDAQMFFLGAGFMLLETKGVVHMALLFGATWAVNSIVFGAILVMILLANLFVVLARPSRQWPYYAGLVLALLANVLVPLETYLALPGAVRVVVSCAVVFLPVLFAGMVFAMAFRDRDRPDLALGANIAGVVVGGLSENLSLAMGFTNLLWVAVGFYLLSALLRGGRGAVAGP; encoded by the coding sequence ATGGACTCCCCGACCCCAGCCGAGCCGCCCCCCCCGACGAGGCCGACGCGGCGGGCCTACGTCGAGCTGTTCCTGATCAGCTTCGCGGCCCTGTTCCTGGAGCTGGCCTGCATCCGCTGGTTCGGCGCCACGGTCGCCTTCCTGACCTTCTTCACGAACCTCGTGCTCATGGCCTGCTTCCTCGGCCTGTCGGTCGGGCTGCTGGCCTCGTCGTCGCCGAGGGACTACAGTCGGCTGACGCTGCCCGTGGGCCTGGCCGGGGCGTTGCTCGCCCGATGGCTGCTCCGGGCCCACCGGTCGGGGGGGGCGTTGATGGTCGAGGTCGGCGGCCGGGGGTCGCCGCAGCAGGTCTACTTCGGCACCGAGTACCTGGTGCGCGACCCCTTCGCCTGGAATGTGCCGATCGAGGCGATGGCCGGGTTCTTCTTCGTGCTGATCGCGGTGATGTTCGTCGGCATCGGCCAGATCATGGGCCGCCGGTTCAACGCCATCCCCGACCGGGTCCGGGCCTACTCGGCCGACGTGGGGGGCAGCCTGGCCGGGATCGCCGCCTTCGGGCTGGCCTCGAGGTACGAGACCACCCCCCTGCTCTGGTTCGCCGTCGGCGCCGGGCTCTTCGCCATGCTGCTGCGGAGGAGGTCGGCGGTGCAGGTCGGCTGCCTCGTGGGCCTGATCTACGTGGCCGCCCTCTCGGCCTTCGACCCGGGGGCGGGGACGGCGAGGCAGATCCTGTGGTCGCCCTACTACAAGGTCGAGTACGACCCGGGCCCGAAGCTGATCGAGACGAACAACATCGGCCACCAGCAGATGGTCGACGTGGAGCAGACCGGCCGGGCCTACCACCTCCCCCACCTCCTGAATCGGGCCGGCGGCGGATCGACGTTCAAGGACGTGCTGATCATCGGCGCCGGCTCGGGCAACGACGTGGCCGCCGCCCTGCTCGCCGGGGCCGAGCACGTCGACGCCGTCGAGATCGACCCGACGCTCCAGCGCCTCGGCCGACGCGACCACCCCAACCGCCCCTACGACGACCCCCGGGTCACCGTCCACCTCACCGACGGCCGGGGCTTCCTCCGGACGACGCAGAAGAAGTACGACCTGATCATCTATGCCCTCGTCGATTCCCTGGTCCTGCACTCCGGCTACTCCAGCCTCCGGCTGGAGAGCTTCCTGTTCACCGACCAGGCCATGCGGGACGTCCGGGCCCGCCTGAAGCCCGGCGGCGTCTTCGCGGCCTACAACTACTACCGGCAGGGCTGGGTGGTGGGGCGGATCGACCTGATGATCGCCGACGCCTTCGGCGCCCGCCCGGTCGTCTTCTCGCTCCCCCCCCAGGACGAGATCCGCCCGACCGAGTCGCAGACCAACCACATCACCTTCCTCATGGCCTCCGGCGGGCCGAACCCCGCCCTCGAATCCGCCCGGGACCGCTTCGCCGGGGGGGAGGTGCTCCGGACCGGCCAGGACCCCGAGGCCGGGGGTTGGGACGCCTCCTTCCTCCCCCGGGGCGAGGCCCCCGGGGACGCCCTCCGACCCGCCCGGGTCGACACCGGGGGGATCGAGCACCTCCCCGGGGACTCCTGGCCGTTCCTCTACCTCAGGGACCGGGGCATCCCGGCGTTGAACCTCCGGGGCATGGCGATCGTGGCGGTGCTGTCGCTGGCGCTGCTGGTCGGCTTCTCCCCGGGCCGCCGGATCCGGCCCGACGCCCAGATGTTCTTCCTCGGGGCGGGCTTCATGCTGCTGGAGACCAAGGGGGTCGTCCACATGGCCCTGCTCTTCGGCGCGACCTGGGCGGTGAACTCGATCGTCTTCGGGGCGATCCTGGTGATGATCCTGCTGGCGAACCTGTTCGTCGTGCTGGCGCGGCCGTCGCGGCAGTGGCCGTACTACGCGGGCCTGGTCCTCGCCCTGCTGGCCAACGTGCTGGTGCCGCTGGAGACGTACCTGGCCCTGCCGGGGGCGGTTCGCGTCGTGGTCTCCTGCGCCGTAGTGTTCCTGCCGGTGCTGTTCGCGGGGATGGTCTTCGCGATGGCCTTCCGGGACCGGGACCGCCCGGACCTCGCCCTGGGGGCGAACATCGCCGGGGTGGTGGTGGGCGGCCTGAGCGAGAACCTGTCGCTGGCGATGGGGTTCACGAACCTGCTCTGGGTGGCGGTGGGCTTCTACCTGCTCTCGGCCCTGCTCCGGGGCGGCCGGGGGGCCGTCGCCGGCCCCTGA
- a CDS encoding hemolysin family protein codes for MGIAEFFVVAGLLLANAFFVAAEFALVKVRSSQIDELVERGNWAAKITGKLLDHLDAYLSASQFGITLASLGLGFVIERSVEPGIEAALHAFGLPETALEVNGRMLPVIPAFAFLLVTFLHISLGELVPKSLAIRAARPVALVTAPPMMAFYYLFFPVIWLLNAFSDLILRLAGIGVLDHAAVAHTEEELRHIVSESVQGGHLSRAERVMIENVLNLEEKTARRVMVPRPDVVYLSLNRPVDENLRIARRAGHTRFPLCEDDLTSVVGMVHVKDLFRSGGSDVGRPDLRKIAREIPFLPESLRLDALLLEFRTNRVHLAMLLDEYGDVAGMVTLENVLEELVGPIQDEFDRETPQVVPLGDGAFDVDASCPVDVLAEMTGVTMPEEVDSDTTGGLVVEQLGRLALPGDEVIVGRHRLLVTQADPNRIRRVRVEPAAGGRLAADGDPPGDRQGDRPEPDRAEGPP; via the coding sequence ATGGGCATCGCCGAATTCTTCGTCGTCGCCGGCCTGCTGCTGGCCAACGCCTTCTTCGTGGCCGCCGAGTTCGCCCTGGTCAAGGTCCGCTCCAGCCAGATCGACGAGCTGGTCGAGCGGGGCAACTGGGCGGCCAAGATCACCGGCAAGCTGCTGGACCACCTCGACGCCTACCTCTCGGCCTCGCAGTTCGGCATCACGCTGGCGAGCCTGGGCCTGGGCTTCGTCATCGAGCGGTCGGTCGAGCCGGGCATCGAGGCCGCCCTGCACGCCTTCGGCCTGCCCGAGACGGCGCTGGAGGTCAACGGCCGGATGTTGCCGGTGATCCCGGCCTTCGCCTTCCTGCTCGTCACCTTCCTGCACATCTCCCTGGGCGAGCTGGTGCCCAAGAGCCTGGCGATCCGGGCGGCCAGGCCGGTGGCGCTGGTCACGGCGCCGCCGATGATGGCCTTCTATTACCTGTTCTTCCCGGTCATCTGGCTGCTCAACGCCTTCAGCGACCTGATCCTCCGGCTGGCCGGCATCGGGGTGCTGGACCACGCCGCGGTGGCCCACACCGAGGAGGAGCTGCGGCACATCGTCTCGGAGAGCGTGCAGGGCGGCCACCTCAGCCGGGCCGAGCGGGTGATGATCGAGAACGTCCTGAACCTGGAGGAGAAGACCGCCCGACGGGTGATGGTCCCCCGCCCGGACGTCGTCTACCTGAGCCTCAACCGCCCGGTCGACGAGAACCTCCGGATCGCCCGGCGGGCCGGCCACACCCGGTTCCCGCTCTGCGAGGACGACCTGACCAGCGTCGTCGGCATGGTCCACGTCAAGGACCTCTTCCGCTCCGGGGGCTCCGACGTCGGCCGCCCCGACCTCCGCAAGATCGCCCGGGAGATCCCCTTCCTGCCCGAGTCGCTGCGGCTCGACGCCCTGCTGCTGGAGTTCCGGACCAACCGGGTCCACCTGGCGATGCTGCTGGACGAGTACGGCGACGTGGCCGGCATGGTCACCCTGGAGAACGTGCTGGAGGAGCTGGTCGGCCCCATCCAGGACGAGTTCGACCGCGAGACGCCCCAGGTCGTCCCCCTGGGCGACGGCGCCTTCGACGTGGACGCGAGCTGCCCGGTCGACGTGCTGGCCGAGATGACCGGGGTGACCATGCCCGAGGAGGTCGACTCCGACACCACCGGCGGCCTGGTGGTCGAGCAGCTCGGCCGGCTGGCGCTGCCCGGCGACGAGGTGATCGTCGGCCGCCACCGCCTGCTCGTCACCCAGGCCGACCCGAACCGCATCCGGCGCGTCCGGGTCGAGCCCGCCGCCGGCGGCCGCCTCGCCGCCGACGGCGACCCGCCCGGCGACCGGCAGGGCGACCGCCCCGAGCCCGACCGCGCCGAGGGCCCCCCCTGA